The Streptomyces sp. WZ-12 genome segment AGGAGGGACGGGCAGGCTGCTGCCCCGATCGCCACGCCCGGCCGCTGTCCGTCGCTCCGGCTTGTTGTTCTTGCACGTTGCCCAGTCCGTCCGGTCGATTCATCCGGTGCCCCGCCGATTGGGACGCATTGAGCTCCAGGGTAGTTGCAAGATCACGCAATCAAACGAGCCGCTATGGGGATCGTCACACGAGGAACCGGCGGCCGACCGCCGCGATACAGCCGCCAGCGCACCAGCCCGTCGGCTCGACGTTGCACCGCTCCCCGTCGAAACGGCGCCCTGAGGGGCAGCGCCGGGGAGCGGTTCCGTCAACACCACCAGGGAAGGCCCATGACCATACAACGTGTGACCGCGACCCTCCTCACCGCGATCTTCACGGTGGGCCCGTTCACCGCACCCGCCCAGGCCCGGACCCAGACCCATCCCACCGCGCTGCGTGCCCACGCCCAGCTCGCCGCAGGCCAGAAAGAAGGGGGCAGTGGCTCGAATGCCACCCCCACAGCTTCAGGGACTGGTGCCCGCTGCTGGGCCGCGAATGGCACGCGAAGTTCTGGCAGTACTGCGACAGCGTCTTCGGCAAGGTCGGCGACCGCCCGGATCCGGGCGCGGGTGGCCTCGGCAACCCGATCCGAGCAGTCGCGCATAGGCCGGCACCCAGCACCGATCGCGCCCGAGGATCCACTGACCGGCCCGCCGAACCGGGCTGCGGCCGTCCACGTCACGGACAGGCGTTGTCCGTGCGGGCCCTCCTCGCTCCTCGACGGTGAGGACTTCGTGCCGGCCGCGTCGACGTGGCCGTCGTGGCCGGTCAGGTCGGAGGCCGATCGGCCTGATTGTCGAGCCGGGGCAGCGAACGGTGCTTGCCCCGGGTCGCGCCCCGGGTCGCGCGTTCGTGCTTCACCAGCCGCCCCAGGCGGCGCAGTTCGGCGTGGTGGAGCGGGGCGGCACCGGCCCGCCACCGTTGATGGGGGCCGTGGGTGACCCTGAGAGGTTCGGAGTGGCGGGCGCCGTGGGTAGTGTCTCGCGGACCGGCGCAGCAGGCGGCGGGTCGGGAGATGCATTCCATGGGCGAGTACGTCGAAGCCAACGGAACCACGATCTGGACCGAGAGTCGCGGCGAAGGGCCCGCGGTGTTGCTGATCGCGGGGTTGGGCGATCCCGCAGAGGCGTGGCAGGCGCAGCTCGACGGGCTGTCGGACCGGTATCGGGTCATCGCCTTCGACAACAGAGGAGCGGGGCGGACACCGCTGCCGGACGGGCCCATGTCCGTGGCCACGATGGCCGACGACGCTGCGGAGCTGCTCCGAGGGTTCCGGGTCGACAGCGCACATGTCGCCGGGTTCTCGGGCGGTAGCGCGATTGCGCAGGAGCTGGCGCTACGTCACCCGGCAGCCGTCCGCAGCCTCGTTCTCATGGGGACCTGGGCACGGGCGGACGCCTACTTCACCGCCATGACCCGCTCCTGGCACTGGCTGGTGACGGAGGCACCCGACGAACGCGCCATGCTGGAGGCGTTCTTCTTGTGGATCTACTCGCCGCGTGCCCACGCCGACGGCACGGTGCAGCGCCTCATCGAGGAGTCGCTCGCCTTCCCGTACCCGCAGTCCGCGGCGGCCTTCCGCCGTCAACTGGAATCGTTCCAGCAGCATGACGCGCTGGATCGGCTGCCCGGCATCACCGCACCGACCCTCGTACTGGCCGGCGAACAGGACATCGCCACACCGCCACGGCTCGGGAGGCTCGTGGCCGGTGCCATCCCGGGCTCCTGCTTCGAAGTGCTGGCGGGGGAAGCCCACCAACCGCTCCAGGAGTCCTCGGACGGGTTCAACGCGCGGGTCCACGCCTTCTGGCACGAGGTCGACAGTGGGACCCCACCGCCGTGATCGTGATCGCGCCCGGCGGTTCGAGGGGGCGACTGCCTCGCCGATCCGTACAAGACCGACAACGCGGAGCTGCGCTGTCTTCCTTCGAAAGGAGTGAGGCCATGCCCGAAGACCCGGCCCACGGCGTT includes the following:
- a CDS encoding alpha/beta fold hydrolase, coding for MGEYVEANGTTIWTESRGEGPAVLLIAGLGDPAEAWQAQLDGLSDRYRVIAFDNRGAGRTPLPDGPMSVATMADDAAELLRGFRVDSAHVAGFSGGSAIAQELALRHPAAVRSLVLMGTWARADAYFTAMTRSWHWLVTEAPDERAMLEAFFLWIYSPRAHADGTVQRLIEESLAFPYPQSAAAFRRQLESFQQHDALDRLPGITAPTLVLAGEQDIATPPRLGRLVAGAIPGSCFEVLAGEAHQPLQESSDGFNARVHAFWHEVDSGTPPP